In Leguminivora glycinivorella isolate SPB_JAAS2020 chromosome 20, LegGlyc_1.1, whole genome shotgun sequence, the following proteins share a genomic window:
- the LOC125236891 gene encoding uncharacterized protein LOC125236891, with protein MQKRYVSSSIADNEGDYGDSRQAQPNIAQETASIAERTLSLLTVADELPILTNSDNRLQDLAEDGDGRLTPFARQVSPRCRYEQPSNIGSDEPAATPSRVQGLTGFIHENYWRQGYCEQCLG; from the exons ATGCAAAAAAGATATGTTTCTAGCAGCA TTGCTGACAATGAAGGAGATTATGGAG ATAGTCGTCAAGCTCAGCCAAACATTGCCCAAGAAACCGCTTCAATAGCAGAAA GAACCCTCTCATTACTGACTGTAGCAGATGAGCTTCCCATCTTGACAAACAGTGACAACAGACTGCAAG ATTTGGCAGAAGACGGCGACGGACGGTTAACTCCCTTTGCACGCCAAGTTAGTCCCCGGTGCCGATATGAACAACCGTCGAATATCGGCAGCGACGAGCCAGCAGCAACGCCATCGAGAGTTCAGGGATTAACAG GATTCATACATGAGAACTATTGGAGGCAGGGATATTGCGAGCAGTGTCTCGGCTAA